The DNA window GAACTCGGTGATCTGCTCGCTCACTCGTGAGCAGGAGCGCCTCTACCGCGTGCAACTGGACAGTTCGCTGCGGGATGGATTCGGAACCGGAATAGGACGCCGTGGACGCGTATTGACGTTGCTCACCCGGCTCAAACAGATTTGCAATCACCCCGAATTGGTAGAAAAGAGCGGGGAAGCGCTCGGCGGCCGATCCGGCAAGCTCGATCGTCTCACCGAAATGCTGGCAGAGATCACCGATGATCAGCAGGCAGCACTGGTCTTCACGCAGTATCGGCAGACCGGCGCCATGCTGGCAGAACATCTCGCCGACGAGATCACGGGCTGCACAGTGCCATTCCTGCACGGAGGGTTGTCGACCGATGCACGAGACTCCATGGTCGACGCATTCCAGTCGGGAGTCGGCCCGCCGATTCTGATTCTCAGTCTTCGCGCAGCGGGATTCGGACTCAACCTCACCCGGGCTTCGCACGTCGTTCACTACGATCGATGGTGGAACCCTGCCGTGGAGAATCAGGCGAGCGATCGTGCCCACCGAATCGGGCAGTCTCGCACCGTCACCGTACATACACTGCTCACTGAACACACGCTCGAGCAATCTATCGACGACATGCACTCACACAAAAGCAATCTCGCCGATATTGCTACGAGTACCAAGACTCTCGGCATCGGCGGCGATCTGGCGAAGTTGTCGGACAGTCAACTCCGTGAGCTCCTCGACATCGGAGGTAATCGATGAGCGACGGTTTCGGGGTGACCGCGTGGGGCAGAGACTGGATCCGCCTCGCGCAACCGATCTCGATCACGCGGCCCAATCCGGCACTTCCCCGTGCTCGCACCCTTGCGCGCAACGATCAGGTCGTAGAGGTCGTGATCGCCGCAGGGTCGATTACTGCGGCGGTGTCGGGCAAGCGCACGCACGTGGTGACGCTGTCGTGCGCGACCTGGGCTGAACCGGACATCAAGCGTGCCGAGGATGTCTTGGCCGCTGTACCGGCCGGAGATCTACCGGATTCCGTTCACGCCGAGTGCGTTCGAGGAGGCCTTGTCATGCTCGAAGAGATGACCTCGATCTGCGACTGCACCCAGCGCGCCACACCCTGCGTCCACATTCTGGCGGTGTTCTTCGAGATTGCCCGACGCGTCGACGAGCAACCGTTGTTGGCATTCGAACTGCGTGGAGTGCGTGGCCGACCCGACCGAGACCCAACCCGGATACTCATCGAGCACATCGACCCCGCGAATTTCTACGGGTAGTCGCGCCACGGCTCGACCGTCAGCTCGGGCCATATCGACGTCCACCGAGCCGCTTTCGATTCGTAGACAGCGCGCATGGGCAGCAACGGATTCGGTCGAATAACACCTGCGAACAGGTCGTCGTAGCCGTGTGGCGCATATACGGTCCGGCTGCTGTCGGCCTCTGACCGAACGCCGAAGCAGCAGGTCGTGGAAACGAAATGGTCGATGGCGTCCTCCGTACTGCGATACGGGTTCAGCGGTGCACCGAAATGGTCCTCGTACCAGAGGTGGACCCGAGCTTGATTTCGCACCTCTACGTCGACACCTAGATCGGCGAACAGTGCTGCAGCACGTCCGATGATGCGATCCTCGGCCTCGTAGGAGATGTCCGAATCGTCGAAATAGAAGTAGTCGTAGTCGCGGATGCCGTTCTGTGGGTCGTAACCGGCAAGGTTGTTCCAGACAGTCTGGAACAACCCGCCGGCTGTGAGGTACCAATTGGGCACCTCCAGCTGATGTGCCCGCTCGAGAATGGCGCCGACCACCGGGTTGGTGTCGAGTGCGGCCAGAAACTCATCCCGTCCCATGTGCGAATCCTGGCACACTGCACCGACAGGGTCAGGCGATGGGGCAACCCACGGTGTAGTCCCAATCGGTCCCTCCGGGGCCGGTGACCTTGACGAGTACGGAGGTGTCGGTGCCGGGAGGGACATTGACGACGACGGATCCCGTGCCCTCGTTGATGTTGTCCCCGATGTAACCGGTGCTGTAGATCAGACCGCCCTGGTAGAACACGTCGATGATGTCCGGGATGTTGTAGGTCTCGTAGCGTAGGACGAACGAGTTCGGGCCGGGCCGTCCCAGGTCGTGATTGGTCTGCGTCACTCCTGGCCCGCCGGCGACCGTGTCCTGGTTGCAGAGCTGGCGAGGCGCGAAGGACCCTGTGCCGGGCAGGCTGTTGAGGATCGAGCTTCCGCTGTCGACGATGCCGGCGGCGCCGTCGGCGATGTCGCCGTCGAGCAAGCTGCTGCCACTGTCGAGGACGCCGCTGCCACCGCTGATGATGCCGTCCGCGCTACCCGTGGTCGGCTGTGCCATGGCCGCACCGGGTGCGAGAAGTGTGATGGTCGCAATCGCTGCCGTGACGGCGAGGGAGTTTCGGATCAGGTTAGTACTCAACATTTTTTGCTCCACACAGGCGAGGTGTCGTCGGTCGATGCAATGCTTGCATCGGTCCGCGTCTGCGGGTATCCCCTGATCGGATTACATACGTCCGAATGAGCGTGGGCTCTTCAGCGCGGCTGCCATCCAATCCAATCCCTCGGTTACTGCTGCGCGAGCGTGAGGCACGTCCGTCGTCGCATCGAACCCATGACCGACGCCGGCCACCGTCCGAACATCCAACGGCACTCCGGCATTCGACGCTTGGGCGACGAATGATCGCTGGCCGGCGATGTAGTCCGGGATCTCGTTCTCGACCAGCGTCAACAGCGTCGGTACGGCGCTGATCCCGGCGATGGCATCTTCCGGTGGCGGCCAGGCCGGCGTGTCGGCGCCCGGCAGAACGGGATACGTCAGTTCGACGGCGCGTAGCCAGGGTGCCGGATCGATGAGGAACGGATACGACAGTGGACCGCCGCCAGAGAAGAACCACATGCCGACCGTGTCCTCATCGGTCTCCGGAGCCGCCCGCAGTAGGTCGACCGCATCCCTGACGGTCGCCAGAGCTTCTTGATAGAAGAAACCCCGGGTCAGATCGTGATCGACAATTGCGGCGACGAGTCCTCGATGTGCGAGATGGCTTGCATACTCTCGGTAGAAATTCGAAAACCTCGGTGTGACTTCCGGCTGCTCCGGATAGAGGCCGTGTACAAGCAGAACGCACGGCGCCGGACCTGCCGTGCTCGGGAGATACAGATCGAGCGGCCCACGGGTGTCGGGGGCTACTGGGTCGACGGGGAGTATCAGTGACTTGCCGGAGGGCTGAGGCATAGTTGGTCAGCTTTCCTCGAGGATTCTCTCGTGTCCATGCCTTTTCGGGTTGCGTAGACTTCGCGGATGACTCCCGGTGGAAGGAAATGCAGGCAATGACGCGATTCGGTGTAGTGCTTCGTCCCGAACTACCCCCGGAGTCGGTCGTCGAGGCAGCACGCGCGGCGGACAGTGCTGGAGTGGACGAGGTGTGGTTGTGGGAGGACTGCTTCTTCTCCGGCGGTATCGCCACCGCAGCAACCGTTCTCGCGTCCACCGACCGGGTGAACGTCGGAATCGGTGTGTTACCGACTCCGCTGCGGAATGTTGCCGCGACCGCGATGGAGGTCGCCACACTGGCGCGGTTGCACCCCGGCCGCCTCCGCGTCGGACTCGGGCACGGCGTGCAGTCGTGGATGGGGCAGGTCGGCGCCCGCGTGAACTCGCCGCTGACCTTGATGCGTGAGCAGATGGCGGCGTTGACGAGTCTGCTGGCCGGGGAGACGGTGACCGTCCAAGGCCGCTACGTGTCGCTGGACAACGTGCGACTCGATTGGCCACCGTCGATCCAGCCACCGATACTGGTGGGCGCAACCGGTCCCAAGACCTTGGCGCTCAGCGGTGAGATGAGCGCAGGCACGATCCTCACGAGTGAGACAAATCCCGAGCAGACAAGGAATGCGCTCGACAAGATCGCGGGCGGACCCGATCACGATCTTGTCGTGTACCTCTCATGCACAACCGATTCGGACTCGACGGTGGACAACGTGCGGCGCTGGATCGATGCCGGTGCTTCGACCATCGTGTTGGAACCGGCTGCAGATCGACTCGATCTCTCCGAAATCTTCGCGCGTGCGGTGGAACTGCAACCCTTGTTCGGTATTCCACAGGCCCGATGAGCCGGGTACGGTGCGTGTATGAATGCGCTCGACAGGCTGGACCGACTGCGGTCGGTCGCCGCAACGGCACAGGTGTTCAGTGACCCCTACACCACATCGGATGGCTCGACGGTCATTGCCGTTTCGGCGGTGAAGCCCCATGGTTCGGTCAAAGCCGTGGGGATCTTCGTGGTGACGAACGGCGATTGTGTGTGGACGCCGGCCATCGATCAGACGCGGATAGCAGTGCTCGGAGTCACCGTCGGTCTCGTAGCGGCGACGCTGTCGTCTCTTGCGGTGCTTCGCCGTCCGCCGTGGCCCGATCTTTCGGCATGAAACTCGACCTGCATTCGCGCGTGACGAAGGTCCATCTCGACTTCGACATGGGTGTGGAGTTCGAGGATTCGTCCTCGGTTGCGTTCAGCGAATTCGAATTCGGCGGGGTGCTGTACGACGAGGACAATCAGTTCGACGGCCTGCGCGCGCTGTTCGGACTCCTGGGCAGAACGTGCTCACGAGCGGAAGTGAGCCCGTCGAGCGTGCTCGAACTCGACTTCGACGACGGATCGCGCGTAACGGCCAAGCCGCGAGATGAAGTCGAGTCCTGGGAGTACACCGCAGCAAACGGTTCGACGATGATCTGTTTGCCCGAAGGCGATGTCGAGTCGATGCCTAGGCCGTTCCGGCATATAGCGTCCCCCGCAACGGCGGGACCACCGTCCGAGGGTGCGACCGTGGTGAAGATCTCGGTCGGACAGGACAGCTGTATCGAATTCTCCGACCGCACTGTCCTTCGAACGGACGTGCCGTTGGATTCCGCCTACTTGATCCTTCGTGAGTGTGTTGTATCGAGCCACCTGATCGAGAAGCGGCAGCAGATCGAACTGTCCTCCGGATACTTCCTTCCTCTCGACGGTTAGCGAGATTGCAGGAAGTCCATTACCGCTTCGGTTTGACCCAGGACCGCATGGCCGATTCCGGCGAGGACGGTCACCGAGGCGTTGGGAATGCACCGGGCGACTCTGTCGGCCGACTCGGCCGAGTCCATCATCACGTCGCGATCGCCGACGATCAGCTGAACGGGTACCGAAATCTTCTGCAGCGCAGAGTCGGAGAAGACCGGTAGCGTGCCCGTCCTTGGGTTGAAGTTCGAGAAGACAAGCGTGACGTCATCGAGTATCCCCTCGGTTCGTGGGTCACCGAGGCCGGTGACCAGTCGTGCGGTCTTTCGTAACCCCCGGCGTCCGAGAGCACCAAGCAGTAGAGCCTTGGGAAGCCATCCCCATGTCTGCCTCCCGATTCCTCCGGGGCACAGCAACGCCATACGTGTCACTCGAGACGGTCGACGAATCCCGTAGTCGAGTGCGGTCCATCCGCCGAGCGACATCCCTACGAGCGCGACGCGCTCGACCTCCAGAGCGTCGAGTACCTCGTCCAGCCACGTGGCGGTGGCGTCGGAGTCGAGCGGTAGGCGGACGTGTGCGCTTCGGCCGGGTTCGCCGAGGAGGTCCACCGCATAAACTCTGAAAATGCTTGCCCACGTGGCGATATCACCGGCCCACGTACTCGCATTTGCGCCGGAACCGTGGAGCAACACCACCGGTGGCGCTCCGGCGGGGCCGGAGGCGACGACAAACGTCTCCCCCGCGCTTGTAGGGACGCGGAGGTGCTCGGTCTCGACGGGCAACTGAT is part of the Rhodococcus sovatensis genome and encodes:
- a CDS encoding nucleotidyltransferase family protein, whose protein sequence is MGRDEFLAALDTNPVVGAILERAHQLEVPNWYLTAGGLFQTVWNNLAGYDPQNGIRDYDYFYFDDSDISYEAEDRIIGRAAALFADLGVDVEVRNQARVHLWYEDHFGAPLNPYRSTEDAIDHFVSTTCCFGVRSEADSSRTVYAPHGYDDLFAGVIRPNPLLPMRAVYESKAARWTSIWPELTVEPWRDYP
- a CDS encoding LLM class flavin-dependent oxidoreductase translates to MTRFGVVLRPELPPESVVEAARAADSAGVDEVWLWEDCFFSGGIATAATVLASTDRVNVGIGVLPTPLRNVAATAMEVATLARLHPGRLRVGLGHGVQSWMGQVGARVNSPLTLMREQMAALTSLLAGETVTVQGRYVSLDNVRLDWPPSIQPPILVGATGPKTLALSGEMSAGTILTSETNPEQTRNALDKIAGGPDHDLVVYLSCTTDSDSTVDNVRRWIDAGASTIVLEPAADRLDLSEIFARAVELQPLFGIPQAR
- a CDS encoding DUF6188 family protein; translation: MKLDLHSRVTKVHLDFDMGVEFEDSSSVAFSEFEFGGVLYDEDNQFDGLRALFGLLGRTCSRAEVSPSSVLELDFDDGSRVTAKPRDEVESWEYTAANGSTMICLPEGDVESMPRPFRHIASPATAGPPSEGATVVKISVGQDSCIEFSDRTVLRTDVPLDSAYLILRECVVSSHLIEKRQQIELSSGYFLPLDG
- a CDS encoding alpha/beta hydrolase, coding for MKSIYKSASGESRIQKRYDEQLDQLPVETEHLRVPTSAGETFVVASGPAGAPPVVLLHGSGANASTWAGDIATWASIFRVYAVDLLGEPGRSAHVRLPLDSDATATWLDEVLDALEVERVALVGMSLGGWTALDYGIRRPSRVTRMALLCPGGIGRQTWGWLPKALLLGALGRRGLRKTARLVTGLGDPRTEGILDDVTLVFSNFNPRTGTLPVFSDSALQKISVPVQLIVGDRDVMMDSAESADRVARCIPNASVTVLAGIGHAVLGQTEAVMDFLQSR